Proteins encoded together in one Pseudoroseomonas cervicalis window:
- a CDS encoding lysylphosphatidylglycerol synthase domain-containing protein produces the protein MKAVLTALRRHGPTVFGLLLLAGAVYVVQREFRHLSLAEIRRALGNMPSHALWVAAGWTLLAYGVLTIYDRLGSVYAGKPVSYLRTSLASFCAYTLAHNLGFAAVSGAAVRYRFYAAWGLTPGEIAKVIAFTSLTFGLGGMALGGLVLILEPEVVPWIGAHTPHWTMQLIGVALLGVVASYLLLSRFLPHFHAFGHRIDLPGFRMACAQTALAAVDVAVTAMIFYALLPPAEGLSFVRFIGLYLAAYTAGLAANVPGGLGVFDTAILVGLQPYIAAPEVISALLLFRFYYYIIPLFLAGALFAGFELNQRRHLLSRIGPETRVADSLEGPVLAGLSGIAGAALLFIGALPARGSRLALWAGEWAALASHFAASLIGSLLLVAAYGMLRRLRIAWASGIVLLLLGGVVALLRGEPWFISGGFIALSGLLACIRTAFYRDARVTGEPLSAATLLPLVVTLGAALTLARIAWREPVAEEPWWAVPFLAETPHTLRFAVGLCGVLLLVAALRLLRPARLRPAEYDMVARSRLSALGGRVPARADGALFTDGGANAGLAFLKLEDVWVGLGDPAGDKAGQLAVLWRFRDLCERNGVGHAFYRVGPSLLRLYEDTGLASHPLGDGTYLALPAGADPEALLERLADPRLPAPADAETPREG, from the coding sequence GTGAAAGCCGTCCTCACGGCGCTGCGGCGGCATGGGCCGACGGTGTTCGGCCTGCTGCTGCTGGCGGGCGCCGTCTATGTGGTGCAGCGGGAGTTCCGCCACCTCTCGCTGGCCGAGATCCGCCGGGCGCTGGGCAACATGCCCTCCCATGCGCTGTGGGTGGCGGCTGGGTGGACGCTGCTCGCCTATGGGGTGCTGACCATCTATGACCGGCTGGGCTCGGTCTATGCCGGCAAGCCGGTCAGCTATCTCCGCACCTCGCTGGCCTCCTTCTGCGCCTATACGCTGGCGCATAATCTGGGCTTCGCCGCCGTCTCCGGCGCCGCGGTGCGCTACCGCTTCTATGCCGCCTGGGGGCTGACGCCGGGCGAGATCGCCAAGGTCATCGCCTTCACCAGCCTGACCTTCGGCCTGGGCGGCATGGCGCTGGGCGGGCTGGTGCTGATCCTGGAGCCCGAGGTGGTGCCCTGGATCGGCGCGCACACGCCGCACTGGACCATGCAGCTGATCGGCGTGGCGCTGCTCGGCGTGGTGGCCAGCTACCTGCTGCTGTCGCGCTTCCTGCCGCATTTCCACGCCTTCGGCCACCGCATCGACCTGCCGGGTTTCCGCATGGCCTGCGCCCAGACGGCGCTGGCGGCGGTCGATGTCGCGGTCACCGCGATGATCTTCTACGCCCTGCTGCCACCGGCGGAGGGGCTCAGCTTCGTCCGCTTCATCGGCCTGTATCTGGCGGCCTATACGGCGGGGCTGGCTGCAAATGTGCCGGGTGGGCTCGGCGTGTTCGACACGGCGATCCTGGTCGGGCTGCAGCCCTATATCGCGGCGCCTGAGGTGATCAGCGCGCTGCTGCTGTTCCGCTTCTACTACTACATCATCCCGCTCTTCCTGGCCGGAGCGCTGTTCGCCGGCTTCGAGCTGAACCAGCGCCGGCACCTGCTCAGCCGCATCGGGCCGGAGACGCGGGTGGCGGATTCGCTGGAGGGGCCGGTGCTGGCCGGGCTGTCCGGCATCGCCGGCGCGGCGCTGCTGTTCATCGGCGCGCTGCCGGCGCGCGGCTCGCGCCTCGCCCTCTGGGCCGGGGAATGGGCGGCGCTGGCCAGCCATTTCGCCGCCTCGCTGATCGGCTCGCTGCTGCTGGTGGCGGCCTATGGCATGCTGCGGCGGCTGCGCATCGCCTGGGCCAGCGGCATCGTGCTGCTGCTGCTGGGCGGCGTGGTGGCACTGCTGCGCGGCGAGCCCTGGTTCATCTCCGGCGGCTTCATCGCGCTGTCCGGGCTGCTCGCCTGCATCCGCACCGCCTTCTACCGCGATGCGCGGGTGACCGGGGAGCCGCTCTCGGCCGCCACGCTGCTGCCGCTGGTGGTGACGCTGGGGGCGGCGCTGACCCTGGCGCGCATCGCCTGGCGCGAGCCGGTGGCGGAGGAGCCCTGGTGGGCGGTGCCCTTCCTGGCCGAGACGCCGCACACGCTGCGCTTCGCGGTGGGGCTGTGCGGCGTGCTGCTGCTGGTGGCGGCGCTGCGGCTGCTGCGCCCGGCGCGGCTGCGCCCGGCGGAGTATGACATGGTTGCCCGCAGCCGCCTCTCGGCGCTGGGCGGGCGGGTGCCGGCCCGGGCGGATGGCGCGCTGTTCACCGATGGCGGCGCCAATGCCGGGCTGGCCTTCCTGAAGCTCGAGGATGTCTGGGTCGGGCTGGGCGATCCGGCCGGGGACAAGGCCGGGCAGCTGGCGGTGCTGTGGCGCTTCCGCGATCTGTGCGAGCGCAACGGCGTCGGCCATGCCTTTTACCGGGTGGGGCCGTCCTTGCTGCGGCTCTATGAGGATACCGGGCTGGCCAGCCATCCGCTGGGCGACGGCACCTATCTGGCGCTGCCCGCCGGCGCCGACCCCGAGGCGCTGCTGGAGCGGCTGGCCGATCCGCGCCTGCCCGCCCCGGCCGATGCGGAGACGCCGCGCGAGGGCTGA
- a CDS encoding helix-turn-helix transcriptional regulator: MRHDDIWRAVDALAAEHGLSPSGLARKAGLDPTAFNPSKRVGADGRARWPSTESVAKILAATGTDMESFAALVTGVASALNRGPRTMPGRRIPLIGLAQAGGEGYFGDGGYPVGAGWDEISTPELSDPNAYALEISGDSMEPVFRDGDIIIVSPNAPVRRGDRVVVRTLKGEVMAKELLRQSARRIELASLNPAHPGYSFDLTEIAWIHRILWASQ, encoded by the coding sequence ATGCGTCACGACGACATCTGGCGGGCGGTCGATGCCCTGGCGGCCGAGCACGGGCTCTCCCCCTCGGGCCTCGCCCGCAAGGCCGGGCTCGACCCCACCGCCTTCAACCCCTCCAAACGCGTCGGCGCCGATGGGCGGGCGCGCTGGCCCTCCACCGAATCGGTCGCCAAGATCCTGGCCGCCACCGGCACCGACATGGAAAGCTTCGCCGCCCTGGTCACCGGCGTGGCCTCGGCGCTGAACCGCGGCCCGCGCACCATGCCCGGCCGGCGCATCCCGCTGATCGGCCTGGCCCAGGCCGGCGGCGAAGGCTATTTCGGCGATGGCGGCTACCCCGTCGGCGCCGGCTGGGACGAGATCTCCACCCCCGAACTCTCCGACCCCAACGCCTATGCCCTGGAGATCTCCGGCGACAGCATGGAGCCGGTGTTCCGCGACGGCGACATCATCATCGTCTCGCCCAACGCCCCGGTGCGCCGCGGCGACCGCGTCGTGGTCCGCACCCTGAAGGGCGAGGTCATGGCCAAGGAACTGCTCCGCCAATCCGCCCGCCGCATCGAGCTCGCCAGCCTCAACCCCGCCCATCCCGGCTACAGCTTCGACCTCACCGAGATCGCCTGGATCCACCGCATCCTCTGGGCCAGCCAATAG
- a CDS encoding portal protein produces MRLTPETILPRYQAALARRRPWEGVWQECYDHVLAQTPGSGGAMLYDATAPDAAEQLAASLLAELTPPWSRWFGLAPSRAVAEGPDGTAAAAALEEAAETLQGHLDRSNFAVEMHQAFLDLVVAGTGVLLVEEAPPGALSALRFTAVPLREAVLEEGESGRLDTVYRAMALEAAAIAARYPGAVLPPGLGAGSDSQEAPRHRVVEAVWPERGGSAYLAVLEQDGRALPLAAGRFQDSPFIAFRWLKAPGEAYGRGPVMKALPDIRTANKVVELVLKNASIAATGIWQAEDDGVLNPATVRLVPGAIIPKAPGSSGLTPLAAPGNFDVSQLVLDDLRGRIRAALLADRLGPPGSAAMTATEVLERSAQTARLLGATYGRLQAELLTPLIARCLSILRRRGEVPPLLLDGREARLTYHSPLARVQGRSDAANTLLFLQAVAALGAPAVAQVDLAAATRHLARTLAAPAGILTPAEE; encoded by the coding sequence ATGCGCCTGACCCCCGAGACCATCCTGCCGCGATACCAGGCGGCGCTGGCCCGGCGCCGCCCCTGGGAGGGCGTCTGGCAGGAATGCTACGACCATGTCCTGGCGCAGACGCCGGGCAGCGGCGGCGCCATGCTGTATGACGCGACCGCGCCCGACGCGGCCGAGCAGCTGGCCGCCTCCCTGCTGGCCGAGCTGACGCCGCCCTGGTCGCGCTGGTTCGGCCTCGCCCCCTCCCGCGCCGTGGCGGAGGGACCCGACGGCACCGCCGCCGCCGCCGCGCTGGAGGAGGCGGCGGAGACGCTGCAGGGGCATCTCGACCGCTCCAACTTCGCCGTCGAGATGCATCAGGCCTTCCTCGACCTGGTGGTCGCCGGCACCGGCGTGCTGCTGGTGGAGGAGGCGCCGCCCGGCGCGCTCTCCGCGTTGCGCTTCACCGCCGTGCCGCTGCGCGAGGCGGTGCTGGAGGAGGGCGAGAGCGGCCGGCTCGACACCGTCTACCGCGCCATGGCGCTGGAGGCGGCGGCGATCGCCGCGCGCTATCCGGGCGCCGTGCTGCCGCCCGGCCTCGGCGCCGGCAGCGACAGCCAGGAGGCGCCGCGCCACCGTGTGGTGGAGGCGGTCTGGCCGGAGCGCGGCGGCAGCGCCTATCTCGCCGTGCTGGAGCAGGATGGCCGCGCCCTGCCGCTGGCCGCCGGGCGCTTCCAGGACAGCCCCTTCATCGCCTTCCGCTGGCTGAAGGCGCCGGGCGAGGCCTATGGCCGCGGCCCGGTGATGAAGGCGCTGCCCGACATCCGCACCGCCAACAAGGTGGTGGAGCTGGTGCTGAAGAACGCCTCCATCGCCGCCACCGGCATCTGGCAGGCGGAGGATGACGGGGTGCTGAACCCGGCGACGGTCCGCCTGGTGCCGGGCGCCATCATCCCGAAGGCGCCGGGCTCCTCCGGCCTCACCCCGCTGGCGGCACCGGGCAATTTCGACGTCTCCCAGCTGGTGCTGGACGATCTGCGCGGCCGCATCCGCGCGGCGCTCCTGGCCGACCGGCTGGGCCCGCCCGGCAGCGCCGCCATGACCGCGACCGAGGTGCTGGAGCGCAGCGCGCAGACCGCGCGGCTGCTCGGCGCCACCTATGGAAGGCTGCAGGCGGAGCTGCTGACGCCGCTGATCGCCCGCTGCCTCTCGATCCTGCGCCGCCGCGGCGAGGTGCCGCCGCTGCTGCTGGACGGGCGCGAGGCCCGCCTGACCTACCATTCGCCGCTGGCCCGCGTGCAGGGCCGCTCGGACGCCGCCAACACCCTGCTCTTCCTGCAGGCGGTGGCGGCGCTCGGCGCGCCGGCGGTGGCGCAGGTCGACCTCGCCGCCGCCACCCGCCACCTGGCCCGCACGCTCGCCGCGCCGGCCGGCATCCTGACCCCCGCCGAGGAGTGA
- a CDS encoding tellurite resistance TerB family protein, translating into MPHTKIRFTAQEALICAMVLMSAADRAMSDAELAMMSRLVQELPVFSDFHPQEIEAVTETCLRLLEQADGLDRACELIRDALPPRLRETAYLLACEVAAADGDATQEELRFLQDFRITMDIDRLIAGAIERAAKARYQIV; encoded by the coding sequence ATGCCGCACACCAAGATCCGCTTCACGGCCCAGGAGGCGCTGATCTGCGCCATGGTGCTGATGTCCGCCGCCGACCGCGCCATGTCGGATGCCGAGCTGGCGATGATGTCCCGCCTGGTGCAGGAGCTGCCGGTGTTCTCGGATTTCCATCCGCAGGAGATCGAGGCGGTGACCGAGACCTGCCTGCGCCTGCTGGAGCAGGCCGATGGCCTGGACCGCGCCTGCGAGCTGATCCGCGACGCCCTGCCGCCGCGCCTGCGCGAGACCGCCTATCTGCTGGCCTGCGAGGTCGCCGCCGCCGATGGCGATGCGACGCAGGAGGAGCTGCGCTTCCTGCAGGATTTCCGCATCACCATGGATATCGACCGTTTGATCGCCGGCGCCATCGAACGCGCCGCCAAAGCCCGCTACCAGATCGTTTAG
- a CDS encoding lysine--tRNA ligase — protein MSADPSLRTVKAWPFEEAAKVADRIQAAGKPAALFETGYGPSGLPHIGTFGEVARTTWVKRAFERLTGLPARLVAFSDDMDGLRKIPDNIPNGELLRPHLGKSLTAIPDPFGTHESFGHHNNARLRAFLDAFGFEYEFASATDYYKSGRFDAALLRMLQCHEEVRQVILPTLGPDRRATYSPFLPVHPKTGVVMQVPMEEVRPQDGTVVWRDPESGERFESPVTGGHVKAQWKADWAMRWYALGVDYEMSGKDLIDSVKLSSAICRVLGAEPPVSMTYELFLDSQGQKISKSKGNGLTIEEWLRYAPPESLAYFMYQQPGRAKRLHFDVIPRATDEYLQQREKLRANPDPANPDWHIHGGEAPNTPEPPLTFGMLMNLATVSAADTPERLWKFVRNYAPGATPENQPLLGQLVEYAVAYSRDFILPTLTPRAPTAEERPCFQALIDLLRAHREEIEALPPGLPQAERIQVDVYDAGRREPFIQVMKDGSPGVARGWFNALYQVLVGADQGPRFGSLAAAYGVEETIRLIEEALARPAAAAPPGAAAAESPAA, from the coding sequence ATGAGCGCCGATCCCTCCCTCCGTACCGTCAAGGCCTGGCCCTTCGAGGAAGCCGCCAAGGTCGCCGATCGCATCCAGGCGGCGGGGAAACCGGCGGCGCTGTTCGAGACGGGCTACGGCCCCTCGGGCCTGCCGCATATCGGCACCTTCGGCGAGGTGGCGCGCACCACCTGGGTCAAGCGCGCCTTCGAGCGGCTGACCGGCCTGCCGGCGCGCCTCGTCGCCTTCTCGGACGACATGGACGGGCTGCGCAAGATCCCGGACAACATCCCGAATGGCGAGCTGCTGCGGCCGCATCTGGGCAAGTCGCTGACCGCCATCCCCGACCCCTTCGGCACGCATGAGAGCTTCGGGCACCACAACAATGCCCGGCTGCGCGCCTTCCTCGACGCCTTCGGCTTCGAATACGAATTCGCCTCCGCCACCGACTACTACAAGTCCGGCCGCTTCGACGCCGCGCTGCTGCGCATGCTGCAATGCCATGAGGAGGTCCGGCAGGTGATCCTGCCGACCCTCGGCCCGGACCGCCGCGCCACCTACTCCCCCTTCCTGCCGGTGCACCCGAAGACCGGGGTGGTGATGCAGGTGCCGATGGAGGAGGTCAGGCCGCAGGACGGCACCGTGGTGTGGCGCGACCCGGAAAGCGGCGAGCGCTTCGAGAGCCCGGTGACCGGCGGCCATGTGAAGGCGCAGTGGAAGGCCGACTGGGCCATGCGCTGGTATGCCCTTGGCGTCGATTACGAGATGTCGGGCAAGGACCTGATCGACAGCGTCAAGCTCTCCTCGGCGATCTGCCGGGTGCTGGGGGCGGAGCCGCCGGTCAGCATGACCTATGAGCTGTTCCTCGACTCCCAGGGCCAGAAGATCAGCAAGTCCAAGGGCAATGGCCTGACCATCGAGGAATGGCTGCGCTACGCCCCGCCCGAGAGCCTGGCCTATTTCATGTATCAGCAGCCGGGCCGGGCCAAGCGGCTGCATTTCGACGTCATTCCCCGCGCGACGGATGAGTATCTGCAGCAGCGGGAGAAGCTGCGGGCCAATCCCGACCCGGCCAATCCCGACTGGCACATCCATGGCGGCGAGGCGCCGAACACGCCCGAGCCGCCGCTGACCTTCGGCATGCTGATGAACCTGGCCACCGTCTCGGCCGCCGATACGCCGGAGCGGCTGTGGAAATTCGTCCGCAACTACGCCCCCGGCGCGACGCCCGAGAACCAGCCGCTGCTGGGCCAGCTGGTGGAATACGCGGTTGCCTATTCGCGCGACTTCATCCTGCCGACGCTGACGCCGCGCGCCCCGACCGCCGAGGAGCGCCCCTGCTTCCAGGCGCTGATCGACCTGCTGCGCGCGCACAGGGAAGAGATCGAGGCGCTGCCGCCGGGCCTGCCCCAGGCCGAGCGCATCCAGGTCGATGTCTATGACGCCGGCCGGCGCGAGCCCTTCATCCAGGTGATGAAAGACGGCTCCCCGGGTGTGGCGCGCGGCTGGTTCAACGCGCTCTACCAGGTGCTGGTCGGCGCCGATCAGGGGCCGCGCTTCGGCAGCCTGGCCGCCGCCTATGGCGTGGAGGAGACGATCCGCCTGATCGAGGAAGCGCTGGCGCGGCCGGCCGCTGCGGCGCCCCCGGGCGCGGCCGCGGCGGAGAGCCCGGCGGCGTGA
- a CDS encoding ATP-dependent DNA helicase, translating to MSPAQGPASALPPRLLLPDAPALVAPAPGRAALLTPDGELFTPRPAELPRLLREFGPPILVHAPAVAKRLNLPGLQGAWDLLELFAFCLPAQPAPPTPRGLALALDMAPPEDAESAAALLPEIATELLRRLARARSAPLNKDAGALAARMAQAADWAWTPSVLAALGLPSARPSQDALKVWRALPEWEEEAPPPPPASHAVTPTEARTRLAEILGDGAEQRPSQADFASAASLAFTPRETPGEPRLVLAEAGTGTGKTLGYVAPASLWAERNGAPVWIATYTRNLQRQLDQELARLYPDPEDRRKRVVIRKGRENYLCLLNYDEAVTGAMPARLVALGLVARWALATRDGDLLGGDFPGWLMELFPSGAISLLADRRGECIHSACPHWKRCYVEHSIRRAAGAHLVVANHALVMVQAALGGGEDGPALRYVFDEGHHLFDAADGAFSAELSGAEMAELRRWLLGNEGGRGRARGLRRRLEEMLAEHPALVPPLELIEHAARALPSPGWWDRWAALPEEDAERAEDRDELPEDPRGPALPAAPGIPRPRPFQDSVPAEDFLRAVRAQVLARTAEGDPLYDAECDLHPLLDDMTPAAVALEVALERLRDPLKHLASLLTTLLEDPEQELETGVRIRLETASRSIERRALMPLAAWLSMLRRLHEEPAEPGQRPTYVDWLALTRREGRDIDAGLHRHWLDPTMPFATQVAAPAHGVLIASATLRDAARKDPDAAWREAEARTGVQHLPALAVRAALPSPFDYAANTRAFIIDDMNRDSPGQVAAAMQQLFLAAGGGGLGLFTAIRRLRDVHARIAPALAEAGLPLYAQHVDAMDSATLVDIFRAEEDSCLLGTDALRDGVDVPGRALRLLVFDRVPWPRPSILHRERRIHLSGGRPGLYDDAIARHRLRQAFGRLIRRADDRGVFVLLDPRTPSRLLAGLPEGVAPQRLGLADAVRETTAFLAGR from the coding sequence GTGTCCCCCGCCCAAGGGCCCGCCAGCGCCCTCCCCCCCCGCCTGTTGCTGCCGGACGCGCCGGCCCTCGTCGCCCCCGCCCCGGGCCGCGCCGCGCTGCTGACGCCGGATGGCGAGCTGTTCACCCCCCGCCCGGCCGAGCTGCCGCGGCTGCTGCGGGAATTCGGCCCGCCGATCCTGGTGCACGCGCCGGCGGTGGCGAAGCGGCTGAACCTGCCCGGCCTGCAAGGCGCCTGGGACCTGCTGGAGCTGTTCGCCTTCTGCCTGCCGGCCCAGCCCGCCCCGCCCACGCCGCGCGGCCTGGCGCTGGCCCTCGACATGGCCCCGCCCGAGGATGCCGAGAGCGCCGCCGCCCTGCTGCCGGAGATCGCCACCGAGCTGCTGCGCCGCCTGGCCCGCGCCCGCTCCGCGCCACTGAACAAGGATGCCGGGGCGCTGGCCGCGCGCATGGCGCAGGCGGCGGATTGGGCCTGGACCCCCTCGGTGCTGGCGGCCCTCGGCCTGCCATCCGCCCGCCCCTCCCAGGACGCGCTGAAGGTGTGGCGCGCCTTGCCGGAATGGGAGGAGGAGGCGCCGCCCCCGCCCCCCGCCAGCCACGCCGTCACGCCGACCGAGGCGCGCACCCGCCTGGCCGAGATCCTGGGCGATGGGGCGGAGCAGCGCCCCTCCCAGGCGGATTTCGCCTCCGCCGCCAGCCTGGCCTTCACCCCGCGCGAGACCCCGGGCGAGCCCCGGCTGGTGCTGGCCGAGGCCGGGACGGGCACCGGCAAGACGCTGGGCTATGTGGCGCCGGCCAGCCTCTGGGCCGAGCGCAATGGCGCCCCCGTCTGGATCGCCACCTACACCCGCAATCTGCAGCGCCAGCTCGACCAGGAGCTGGCCCGGCTTTACCCGGACCCCGAGGACCGGCGGAAGCGGGTCGTCATCCGCAAGGGCCGCGAGAATTATCTCTGCTTGCTGAACTATGACGAGGCGGTGACCGGCGCCATGCCGGCGCGGCTGGTGGCGCTCGGCCTGGTGGCGCGCTGGGCGCTGGCGACGCGGGATGGCGATCTGCTGGGCGGCGATTTCCCCGGCTGGCTGATGGAGCTGTTCCCGAGCGGCGCCATCTCGCTCCTCGCCGACCGGCGGGGGGAGTGCATCCACTCCGCCTGCCCGCACTGGAAGCGCTGCTATGTGGAGCATTCCATCCGCCGCGCGGCGGGCGCGCATCTGGTGGTGGCCAACCATGCGCTGGTGATGGTGCAGGCGGCGCTCGGCGGCGGCGAGGACGGGCCGGCGCTGCGCTATGTCTTCGATGAGGGCCACCATCTGTTCGACGCCGCCGATGGCGCCTTCTCGGCCGAGCTGTCAGGCGCCGAGATGGCCGAGCTGCGCCGCTGGCTGCTTGGCAATGAGGGCGGCCGCGGACGGGCGCGCGGCCTGCGCCGGCGGCTGGAGGAAATGCTGGCCGAGCACCCGGCGCTGGTGCCGCCGCTGGAGCTGATCGAGCATGCGGCGCGCGCCCTGCCCTCCCCCGGCTGGTGGGACCGCTGGGCCGCCCTGCCGGAGGAGGATGCCGAGCGCGCCGAGGACCGCGACGAGCTGCCCGAGGATCCGCGCGGCCCTGCCCTGCCCGCCGCCCCCGGCATCCCGCGCCCGCGCCCCTTCCAGGACAGCGTCCCGGCCGAGGATTTCCTGCGCGCCGTGCGCGCCCAGGTGCTGGCCCGCACCGCCGAGGGCGACCCGCTCTACGACGCCGAATGCGATTTGCACCCGCTCCTGGACGACATGACCCCGGCCGCCGTGGCGCTGGAGGTGGCGCTGGAGCGGCTGCGCGACCCGCTGAAGCATTTGGCCTCGCTGCTCACCACCCTGCTGGAGGACCCCGAGCAGGAGCTGGAGACCGGGGTGCGCATCCGGCTGGAAACCGCCAGCCGCAGCATCGAGCGCCGGGCGCTGATGCCGCTCGCCGCCTGGCTGTCCATGCTGCGCCGCCTGCATGAGGAGCCGGCCGAACCCGGCCAGCGCCCCACCTATGTGGACTGGCTGGCGCTGACACGGCGCGAGGGGCGCGACATCGATGCGGGGCTGCACCGCCACTGGCTGGACCCGACCATGCCCTTCGCGACGCAGGTGGCGGCGCCGGCGCATGGCGTGCTGATCGCCTCCGCCACGCTGCGCGACGCGGCGCGGAAGGACCCCGATGCCGCCTGGCGGGAGGCCGAGGCCCGCACCGGCGTGCAGCACCTGCCGGCGCTCGCCGTTCGCGCCGCCCTGCCCTCCCCCTTCGACTATGCCGCCAACACCCGCGCCTTCATCATCGACGACATGAACCGCGACAGCCCGGGCCAGGTGGCGGCGGCGATGCAGCAGCTCTTCCTGGCGGCGGGCGGCGGCGGGCTCGGCCTGTTCACCGCCATCCGGCGGCTGCGCGACGTGCATGCGCGCATCGCGCCGGCGCTCGCCGAGGCCGGGCTGCCGCTCTACGCCCAGCATGTCGACGCCATGGACAGCGCCACCCTGGTCGACATCTTCCGCGCCGAGGAGGACTCTTGTCTGCTCGGCACCGATGCCTTGCGCGATGGCGTCGACGTGCCCGGCCGGGCGCTCAGGCTGCTGGTGTTCGACCGGGTGCCCTGGCCGCGCCCCTCCATCCTGCACCGGGAGCGGCGCATTCATCTCTCCGGCGGGCGGCCCGGCCTGTATGATGACGCCATCGCCCGGCACCGGCTGCGCCAGGCCTTCGGCCGGCTGATCCGCCGCGCCGATGATCGCGGCGTCTTCGTGCTGCTGGACCCGCGCACGCCCTCCCGCCTGCTGGCCGGGCTGCCGGAGGGGGTGGCGCCGCAACGGCTCGGCCTGGCCGATGCGGTGCGGGAGACAACCGCCTTCCTGGCGGGGCGTTGA